Proteins from a genomic interval of Solidesulfovibrio sp.:
- a CDS encoding ABC transporter permease: MNDTLALLFSPVALLGRTVLSVVAELGGFCIFLFQGLYRIVAPRPSAGKIVQQVYFIGVKSIFVIVLIGLFTGMVLGLQGYYTLVKFGSEGLLGAAVALSIIRELGPVLTAIMITGRAGSSMAAEIGIMRISEQIDALWTMGINPMRYLIAPKLAASLICFPLLTAIFDVVGIGGGYLTGVVLLGINPAVYFDRIDAAVELGDVTSGFVKSLVFALLVAAICCYEGYFTHARRDGFGAKGVSLATTAAVVVSCVTILVADYVLTSFLL, encoded by the coding sequence ATGAACGATACCCTCGCCCTGCTCTTTTCCCCCGTGGCCCTGCTCGGCCGGACGGTGCTGTCCGTGGTGGCCGAACTGGGCGGGTTCTGCATCTTCCTGTTCCAGGGCCTCTACCGCATCGTCGCGCCCCGGCCGTCGGCGGGCAAGATCGTGCAGCAGGTCTATTTCATCGGCGTCAAATCCATCTTCGTCATCGTGCTCATCGGCCTTTTCACGGGCATGGTGCTGGGGTTGCAGGGCTATTACACCCTGGTCAAATTCGGCTCCGAGGGGCTTCTCGGCGCGGCCGTGGCCCTGTCCATCATCCGGGAGTTGGGGCCGGTGCTGACGGCCATCATGATCACCGGCCGGGCCGGCTCGTCCATGGCGGCCGAGATCGGCATCATGCGCATTTCCGAGCAGATCGACGCCCTGTGGACCATGGGCATCAACCCCATGCGCTACCTCATCGCGCCCAAGCTCGCCGCCTCGCTCATCTGTTTTCCGCTGTTGACGGCCATTTTCGACGTGGTGGGCATCGGCGGCGGCTACCTCACGGGCGTGGTGCTTCTGGGCATCAACCCCGCCGTCTATTTCGACCGCATCGACGCGGCGGTGGAGCTTGGCGACGTGACGAGCGGGTTCGTCAAATCCCTGGTCTTCGCCCTGCTGGTGGCGGCCATCTGCTGTTACGAGGGCTATTTCACCCATGCCCGGCGGGACGGCTTCGGGGCCAAGGGCGTGAGCCTGGCCACCACGGCGGCGGTGGTCGTCTCCTGCGTCACCATCCTGGTGGCGGACTACGTCCTGACCTCGTTTCTCCTGTGA
- the mlaD gene encoding outer membrane lipid asymmetry maintenance protein MlaD, translating to MKKYSMETTVGIFVLAGLLCVAYLTVKLGKLEVLGGDRYPVTARFKDVTGLKTGAYVEMAGVRIGRVSGITLDTKDNMALVRLDIDKGVRLTDDVIASIKTSGLIGDKFVKVSPGGSDDVLGPGGVITETEASVDLGDLIGKYVFGGVK from the coding sequence ATGAAAAAATACTCCATGGAAACCACGGTCGGGATCTTCGTCCTGGCGGGCCTTTTGTGCGTGGCCTACCTGACCGTCAAGCTCGGCAAGCTCGAGGTCCTGGGCGGCGACCGCTATCCGGTGACGGCGCGCTTCAAGGACGTCACGGGACTCAAAACCGGGGCCTACGTGGAGATGGCCGGGGTGCGCATCGGCCGGGTCTCGGGCATCACCCTCGACACCAAGGACAACATGGCCCTGGTGCGGCTGGACATCGACAAGGGCGTGCGCCTGACCGACGACGTCATCGCCTCCATCAAGACCAGCGGGCTTATCGGCGACAAGTTCGTCAAGGTGTCCCCGGGCGGTTCGGACGACGTCCTCGGCCCGGGGGGCGTGATCACGGAAACCGAGGCCTCGGTGGACCTCGGCGACCTCATCGGCAAATATGTTTTCGGGGGCGTCAAATAG
- a CDS encoding nitroreductase family protein, whose translation MAQPVPRIDPEACLGCGACARACPAGVLSFDGRRAVVAGSACIGCGQCRAVCPAEAVALPEAENFADGFATFTPPGTVVAPGEFSPEELVDLLRSRRSCRCYTEAAVSGPLLEDLVRAAVTAPSGTNSQAWTFSVLTSRAAVVGLGEAVAGFYRRLNKLAANAFFRKAYALLGRSELENYFREYYASVAAALAMWDRDRTDRLFHGATAAIIIGSRPGASCPAEDALLAAQNMLLVAHALGLGTCLIGYAVEAMRHDGRVKAAAGLPREESVHAVVALGWPDVVYARQTSRRRPLVRYKTA comes from the coding sequence ATGGCACAACCCGTTCCCCGCATCGATCCCGAGGCTTGCCTGGGCTGCGGCGCCTGCGCCCGGGCCTGTCCCGCGGGCGTCCTTTCCTTCGACGGCCGCCGGGCGGTGGTGGCGGGTTCGGCCTGCATCGGCTGCGGCCAGTGCCGGGCCGTTTGTCCGGCCGAGGCCGTGGCCCTGCCCGAGGCCGAGAATTTCGCCGACGGCTTCGCCACCTTCACGCCGCCGGGAACGGTCGTGGCGCCGGGGGAGTTCTCCCCCGAGGAACTCGTCGATCTCCTGCGTTCGCGCCGCTCCTGCCGCTGCTACACCGAGGCGGCCGTGTCGGGGCCCCTGCTCGAGGATCTGGTGCGCGCCGCCGTCACCGCGCCGTCCGGGACCAACTCCCAGGCCTGGACGTTTTCCGTGCTGACCTCACGGGCGGCGGTCGTGGGCCTGGGCGAGGCCGTGGCCGGATTCTATCGCCGGCTCAACAAGCTCGCGGCGAACGCGTTTTTTCGAAAGGCCTACGCGCTGCTTGGCCGGTCGGAGCTTGAGAACTATTTCCGGGAGTATTACGCTTCCGTCGCGGCGGCGCTGGCCATGTGGGACCGCGACCGCACGGACCGGCTGTTCCACGGCGCCACGGCGGCGATCATCATCGGCTCCCGGCCCGGGGCGAGCTGCCCGGCCGAGGATGCCCTGCTCGCCGCCCAGAACATGCTGCTCGTGGCCCATGCCCTGGGCCTTGGCACCTGCCTGATCGGCTACGCCGTGGAGGCCATGCGCCACGACGGGCGGGTCAAGGCGGCGGCCGGGCTGCCGCGCGAGGAGTCCGTCCATGCCGTGGTGGCCCTGGGCTGGCCGGATGTTGTCTACGCGCGCCAGACGTCGCGGCGGCGGCCGCTGGTGCGCTACAAGACCGCCTGA
- a CDS encoding SPOR domain-containing protein, with the protein MRLVLTASVLAVLCLSGCAADKTFEKEILGHPAPESPTDTGWPRQPATPPPPPPPAPGTPPPVAGPPAYAPPAAGPPPSAYALPAASPPPPPASAPPVASPPPVASPPSAAAPGAAQPSGRQFVPKPFTPAPQGAPEVDRPGASLFEQPGGAPAQAAQAPAAPAPQAAPPAAKPAEAVGAPGDHAFFTFQVGAFAHAESAKELLANLEARGFSARIEQGKLNNKTFYKVYAAKEGSRAELEAELLAGGVAEPRLAEERPLGSAPPAKAAPAAAAAAAPKASAPIAPPIVEPAPPLPDGYVPPPKKTGS; encoded by the coding sequence ATGCGGCTTGTGTTGACCGCATCCGTCCTGGCCGTGTTGTGCCTGTCCGGCTGCGCCGCGGACAAGACGTTCGAGAAGGAGATCCTGGGCCATCCGGCGCCGGAATCGCCCACGGATACCGGCTGGCCCCGCCAGCCGGCCACGCCGCCGCCCCCCCCGCCCCCGGCGCCGGGCACGCCGCCGCCGGTCGCCGGGCCACCGGCCTATGCGCCGCCGGCCGCCGGTCCGCCGCCATCGGCCTATGCGCTACCGGCCGCCAGTCCGCCACCGCCACCGGCCTCTGCGCCACCCGTCGCGAGCCCACCGCCGGTCGCCTCGCCGCCGTCGGCCGCCGCGCCCGGAGCGGCCCAGCCCTCGGGCCGGCAGTTCGTGCCCAAGCCCTTCACCCCGGCGCCCCAGGGCGCCCCGGAGGTGGACAGGCCCGGCGCTTCCCTGTTCGAGCAGCCCGGCGGCGCGCCGGCCCAGGCGGCCCAGGCTCCGGCCGCGCCCGCGCCCCAGGCGGCGCCCCCCGCCGCCAAGCCGGCCGAGGCCGTGGGCGCGCCGGGCGACCACGCCTTTTTCACCTTCCAGGTGGGCGCCTTCGCCCATGCCGAATCGGCCAAGGAATTGCTGGCCAACCTGGAGGCTCGGGGCTTTTCCGCCCGCATCGAACAGGGCAAGCTCAACAACAAGACCTTTTACAAGGTCTATGCCGCCAAGGAAGGCAGCCGGGCCGAGCTCGAGGCCGAACTGCTGGCCGGGGGCGTGGCCGAGCCGCGCCTGGCCGAGGAGCGCCCCCTCGGTTCGGCGCCGCCGGCCAAGGCCGCGCCGGCTGCCGCGGCGGCCGCCGCGCCCAAGGCCTCGGCCCCCATCGCGCCGCCCATCGTGGAGCCGGCTCCGCCCCTGCCCGACGGGTACGTGCCGCCGCCGAAAAAAACCGGCTCCTGA
- a CDS encoding VacJ family lipoprotein — translation MSTTMPRNFLLILLAVTLLATSGCHAKSQANRDFAKVAADASPAQAPAAVADADYAETLPAPVADPFYYWNKFWFGFNHIFYSGLMRPFAKGYALVVPSMVRTGLHNAYQNFIFPIRFVNALLQLNFTKASREFGRFMLNSTLGIGGLMDVAKADPNLQPGNEDFGQTLGYWGVGDGFYIVWPFLGPSSARDTVGLAGDAVANPLFWIFGPWSIQGEDNPWYLSYVVKAGDVFNNLPDTLETYDSVTKPAVDPYSAIKDAYIQFRRNAVSE, via the coding sequence ATGTCCACCACCATGCCACGCAACTTCCTGCTCATCCTGCTCGCCGTGACCCTGCTGGCCACCTCCGGCTGCCATGCCAAGAGCCAGGCCAACAGGGACTTCGCCAAGGTGGCCGCCGATGCGTCGCCGGCCCAGGCTCCCGCCGCCGTCGCCGACGCGGACTATGCCGAAACGCTCCCCGCCCCCGTGGCCGATCCCTTCTACTACTGGAACAAGTTCTGGTTCGGCTTCAACCATATCTTCTACAGCGGCCTCATGCGCCCCTTCGCCAAGGGCTACGCCCTGGTCGTGCCGTCCATGGTCCGCACGGGCCTGCACAACGCCTACCAGAACTTCATCTTCCCCATCCGCTTCGTCAACGCCCTGCTCCAGCTCAATTTCACCAAGGCCTCCAGGGAGTTCGGCCGGTTCATGCTCAATTCGACCCTGGGCATCGGCGGGCTCATGGACGTGGCCAAGGCCGACCCGAACCTCCAGCCCGGCAACGAGGACTTCGGCCAGACGCTGGGCTACTGGGGCGTGGGCGACGGCTTCTACATCGTCTGGCCTTTCCTTGGCCCCTCCTCGGCCCGCGACACCGTGGGCCTGGCCGGCGACGCCGTGGCCAACCCGCTCTTCTGGATTTTCGGCCCCTGGTCCATCCAGGGCGAGGACAACCCCTGGTACCTGTCCTACGTCGTCAAGGCCGGCGACGTGTTCAACAACCTGCCCGACACCCTGGAGACCTACGACAGCGTGACCAAGCCGGCGGTCGATCCCTACAGCGCCATCAAGGACGCCTACATCCAGTTCCGCCGCAACGCCGTCTCCGAGTAA
- a CDS encoding TetR/AcrR family transcriptional regulator produces MVETDVSTSARERILEAAALEFGRVGFSGATVEAIAKRAGVNKAGLYYHVGNKETLYEAVLLHLFGQVAGTLERAAASPVGAGGPFAALAGALAELFARLPMLPRIMALEMASGGASMPAAAMVEFRRIFGVTRSILERGRQDGTLMAAEPVLVHLTLVGTMVVYSLSEPLRARFAAAAQDIGLRLDLPLAEAATFVGGVLARGLAAGGEGARPEEVPHAGA; encoded by the coding sequence ATGGTTGAAACCGATGTCTCCACAAGCGCCCGGGAGCGCATCCTCGAAGCGGCGGCCCTGGAATTCGGCCGGGTCGGCTTTTCCGGGGCCACCGTCGAGGCCATCGCCAAGCGGGCCGGCGTCAACAAGGCCGGGCTGTACTACCACGTGGGCAACAAGGAAACGCTCTACGAGGCCGTGCTGCTCCACCTGTTCGGCCAGGTGGCCGGGACGCTGGAGCGGGCGGCGGCAAGCCCCGTCGGCGCGGGCGGGCCGTTCGCCGCCCTGGCCGGCGCCCTGGCCGAGCTTTTTGCCCGGCTGCCCATGCTGCCGCGCATCATGGCCCTGGAGATGGCCTCGGGCGGGGCCAGCATGCCGGCGGCGGCCATGGTCGAGTTCCGGCGCATCTTCGGCGTCACGCGAAGCATCCTGGAGCGCGGGCGCCAGGACGGGACGCTTATGGCCGCCGAGCCGGTGCTGGTCCACCTGACCCTGGTCGGGACCATGGTCGTCTACAGCCTGTCCGAACCGTTGCGGGCCCGGTTTGCCGCCGCGGCCCAGGATATCGGGTTGCGGCTCGACCTGCCGCTGGCCGAGGCGGCCACTTTCGTGGGCGGAGTCCTGGCCCGGGGACTGGCCGCCGGGGGCGAGGGAGCCAGGCCCGAGGAGGTTCCCCATGCAGGGGCGTAG
- a CDS encoding C40 family peptidase, translating to MSLGGGLGRVAAALAALAGLALPAPGLARTMYGYEDSLGMLHTSPVKVNEHYKPLYEGKADFAAVVRALREQDALGGPPPARPRVAMPVDLGPLPERGERILGLAAPYMGAPYRLGGDDTAGIDCSGLTKAVFSRLGCELPRQSRLQAALGAPVAPTELEAGDLLFFATDKAVGISHVGIYLGGGRMLHSSPRRGGVGVERLSGTDYERWFVSARRLARAEAPQAAQTRP from the coding sequence ATGAGCTTGGGGGGCGGCCTGGGACGCGTCGCCGCCGCGCTGGCGGCCCTTGCGGGCCTGGCCCTGCCGGCGCCCGGCCTTGCCCGGACCATGTACGGCTACGAGGACAGCCTGGGCATGCTCCATACGAGCCCGGTCAAGGTCAACGAGCACTACAAGCCGCTCTACGAGGGCAAGGCCGATTTCGCCGCCGTGGTGCGGGCGTTGCGGGAGCAGGACGCCCTGGGCGGCCCGCCGCCGGCCCGGCCCCGGGTCGCCATGCCCGTGGACCTGGGGCCGCTGCCCGAACGCGGCGAGCGCATCCTGGGCCTGGCCGCGCCGTACATGGGCGCGCCCTACCGCCTGGGCGGCGACGATACGGCCGGCATCGACTGTTCGGGGCTCACGAAAGCCGTTTTTTCGCGCCTGGGCTGCGAGTTGCCCCGGCAAAGCCGCCTGCAGGCCGCCCTGGGCGCGCCCGTGGCCCCCACCGAACTGGAGGCCGGGGACCTGCTTTTTTTCGCCACGGACAAGGCCGTGGGCATAAGCCACGTGGGCATCTACCTGGGCGGCGGCCGCATGCTCCATTCGAGCCCCCGCCGGGGGGGCGTGGGCGTGGAGCGGCTTTCCGGCACGGACTACGAGCGCTGGTTCGTCTCGGCCCGGCGACTGGCCCGGGCCGAGGCGCCCCAGGCGGCCCAAACCAGGCCCTGA
- a CDS encoding AraC family transcriptional regulator, whose protein sequence is MPRAPSSPPDDRILDARPLPFLGQGALALWASFRRRRFSRHAHDGYALGVIEAGALGFRYRGSRLVAPAGSINLVQPGVPHDGEPALAEGWRYRMLYLPASALAMVLPEGAPLPYFRPGVIEDSDLASRLARVHRLLLSRRAGELARQTHLLALLACWITRHADASPRATPVGPEPRAVRLVLETLDARFTENVRLAELAAATGLSPWHLARVVTRQTGLPPHAHLLERRLRAAREALAGRDRLADIAAACGFADQSHLTRAFAARFGLTPAAYRKIMQNGSGAIA, encoded by the coding sequence ATGCCCCGCGCGCCCTCCTCCCCGCCCGACGACCGCATCCTCGACGCCCGGCCCCTGCCCTTCCTGGGCCAAGGCGCCCTGGCCCTGTGGGCCAGCTTTCGCCGCCGCCGCTTTTCCCGCCACGCCCACGACGGCTACGCCCTGGGCGTCATCGAGGCCGGGGCGCTGGGCTTTCGCTACCGGGGAAGCCGGCTGGTGGCCCCGGCCGGCAGCATCAACCTCGTCCAGCCGGGTGTGCCCCACGACGGCGAGCCGGCCCTGGCCGAGGGTTGGCGCTACCGCATGCTCTACCTGCCCGCCTCGGCCCTGGCCATGGTCCTGCCCGAAGGGGCGCCCCTGCCGTATTTCCGCCCGGGCGTCATCGAGGATTCCGACCTGGCCTCGCGCCTGGCCCGGGTCCACCGGCTGTTGCTCTCCCGCCGGGCCGGGGAACTGGCCCGGCAGACGCACCTGCTGGCCCTGCTCGCCTGCTGGATCACCCGTCACGCCGACGCCTCGCCCCGGGCGACGCCCGTCGGTCCCGAGCCCCGGGCCGTACGCCTGGTCCTGGAGACGCTCGACGCACGCTTCACGGAAAACGTCCGCCTGGCCGAACTGGCCGCGGCCACGGGCCTGAGCCCCTGGCATCTGGCCCGGGTCGTCACCCGCCAAACGGGCCTGCCGCCCCATGCCCACCTGCTCGAAAGGCGCCTGCGGGCCGCCCGGGAGGCCCTGGCCGGCCGGGACAGGCTGGCCGACATCGCCGCCGCCTGCGGTTTCGCCGACCAGAGCCATCTGACCCGGGCCTTCGCCGCCCGTTTCGGCCTGACCCCGGCGGCCTACCGCAAGATCATGCAAAACGGGAGCGGCGCGATCGCGTAG
- a CDS encoding ATP-binding protein, with protein sequence MPSVRQILVHNVIKTLPVGLVVFDPHGVVLVASPSAGVLLGLPPDGLEGKDWRELIRPEPANEQFNRNLTEAVEHGRAFRHCLTDYLRPDGEPRRFSMIASCPENGGKRVGVTLLIDDVTALYRSRERENIVLREKNRLQCDMIESLNNLALSVAHQIRNPAAAIGGFALKLLRDHKERHLSTEHPDIIYQEARRLEELVAAVVRLATLPHPRLTAVRLPALIGEAVARAEREAESLHKGLECSLALEDVEIVADAALLGQALQEVLSNALEFSGHDVARVAVALVRRDHGVVLTVTDDGSGVRPDLLPFVFDPFFTTKARGAGIGLTIARKAVLEHNGDIELQPVSGGGLAVVMRLFDTPEDGLGREAFYGPLGLDVRELKSKARELGLDVSGLTTIDAVRAIQQGEGFAPCFAWGVHDRCGQALCAFRRECVKTTRISDTSSFTYGGGA encoded by the coding sequence ATGCCAAGCGTGAGACAGATACTGGTCCACAACGTCATCAAAACCCTTCCGGTGGGGCTGGTGGTCTTTGATCCGCACGGGGTCGTCCTGGTGGCCAGCCCCTCGGCCGGGGTCCTCCTCGGCCTGCCGCCGGACGGCCTGGAAGGCAAGGACTGGCGCGAACTGATACGCCCCGAGCCGGCCAACGAGCAGTTCAACCGCAACCTGACCGAGGCCGTGGAACACGGCCGGGCCTTCCGCCACTGCCTGACCGACTACCTGCGCCCGGACGGGGAGCCCAGGCGCTTTTCCATGATCGCCTCCTGCCCGGAAAACGGCGGCAAGCGCGTGGGCGTGACCCTGCTCATCGACGACGTCACGGCGCTCTATCGCAGCCGGGAACGGGAAAACATCGTCTTGCGGGAGAAAAACCGCCTGCAATGCGACATGATCGAAAGCCTCAACAACCTGGCCCTGTCCGTGGCCCATCAGATCCGCAACCCGGCGGCGGCCATCGGCGGCTTCGCCCTCAAGCTCCTGCGCGACCACAAGGAACGCCATCTTTCCACCGAGCATCCCGACATCATCTACCAGGAAGCCCGCCGTCTGGAGGAACTGGTGGCGGCGGTGGTGCGCCTGGCCACCTTGCCGCACCCGCGCCTGACGGCCGTCCGTCTCCCCGCTCTGATCGGGGAGGCCGTGGCCCGCGCCGAGCGGGAGGCCGAAAGCCTGCACAAGGGCCTGGAGTGTTCGCTTGCGCTCGAGGATGTCGAAATCGTGGCCGACGCGGCCCTGCTGGGCCAGGCCCTTCAGGAAGTGCTGTCCAATGCCCTGGAATTTTCCGGGCACGACGTGGCCCGGGTGGCCGTGGCCCTCGTGCGGCGCGACCACGGCGTGGTCTTGACCGTGACGGACGACGGCTCGGGGGTGCGGCCGGATCTGCTGCCCTTCGTCTTCGATCCGTTTTTCACCACCAAGGCGCGCGGGGCGGGCATCGGCCTGACCATCGCCCGCAAGGCCGTGCTGGAGCACAACGGCGACATCGAGTTGCAGCCGGTTTCGGGCGGCGGCCTGGCCGTGGTCATGCGGCTTTTCGACACGCCCGAGGACGGGCTCGGCCGCGAGGCTTTTTACGGCCCCCTGGGGCTCGACGTGCGGGAACTCAAGTCCAAGGCCCGGGAACTGGGCCTGGACGTGTCGGGGCTGACCACCATCGACGCCGTGCGGGCCATCCAGCAGGGGGAGGGTTTCGCCCCGTGCTTCGCCTGGGGCGTGCACGACCGTTGCGGCCAGGCGCTGTGCGCCTTTCGCCGGGAGTGCGTCAAGACCACGCGTATCAGCGACACCAGCAGTTTCACCTATGGAGGCGGCGCATGA
- a CDS encoding DMT family transporter, which translates to MSPRHKAVASLVAAMVLVGSSVAVGRILVASLPIHFASLVRFLLASLVLAPLVALGPGGFPRLSRRTLAILGGQAVCGSFLFTVCLLGGLRLTGAAEAGVVAATTPAAVALLGWAFFRERPRPRALAGILAAMAGLTCLHAGEATAGAGPAPLAGNALVLCAVGFEAVFLLLRRAVTEPLSPLAAAMWVSLWGAALFLVPGLWQAASLHRADVTPAAVAAVVYYGLGVTAAAYILWFYGVVRVDAATAGVATAVMPVAALAFAALLCGERIGWRELAGCAGVLAGILCLAGGRKAAAAGGEAKT; encoded by the coding sequence ATGTCCCCTCGTCACAAAGCCGTGGCTTCACTCGTCGCGGCCATGGTCCTGGTCGGTTCCTCGGTGGCCGTGGGCCGCATCCTCGTGGCCAGCCTGCCCATCCACTTCGCCTCGCTGGTCCGTTTCCTCCTGGCCAGCCTGGTGCTCGCCCCTCTGGTCGCCCTTGGGCCGGGCGGCTTTCCCCGCCTGTCGCGGCGCACCCTGGCCATTCTCGGCGGCCAGGCCGTGTGCGGCTCGTTTCTGTTCACCGTGTGCCTGCTCGGCGGGCTGCGCCTGACCGGCGCGGCCGAGGCCGGGGTGGTGGCGGCGACGACGCCGGCCGCCGTGGCCCTGCTCGGCTGGGCGTTTTTCCGGGAGCGCCCCCGGCCCCGGGCCCTGGCCGGCATCCTGGCCGCCATGGCCGGCCTAACCTGCCTGCATGCCGGCGAGGCCACGGCCGGCGCCGGGCCGGCGCCCCTGGCCGGCAACGCCCTGGTCCTTTGCGCCGTGGGCTTCGAGGCCGTGTTCCTGCTGCTGCGCCGGGCCGTGACCGAGCCGCTGTCCCCCCTGGCGGCGGCCATGTGGGTCTCGCTTTGGGGCGCGGCCCTGTTTCTCGTGCCGGGACTGTGGCAGGCGGCCAGCCTGCACCGGGCGGATGTGACGCCCGCCGCCGTGGCCGCCGTGGTCTACTACGGCCTGGGGGTCACGGCGGCGGCCTACATCCTGTGGTTTTACGGCGTGGTGCGGGTGGATGCGGCCACGGCCGGCGTGGCCACGGCGGTGATGCCCGTGGCGGCCCTGGCCTTCGCGGCGCTTTTGTGCGGGGAACGGATCGGCTGGCGCGAGCTGGCGGGCTGCGCCGGGGTGCTGGCCGGCATCCTGTGCCTGGCCGGCGGCAGGAAAGCCGCCGCGGCCGGTGGCGAGGCCAAGACGTGA
- a CDS encoding Hpt domain-containing protein has protein sequence MKGMYPCCLETAEAVREAFDPEAARRRMGVGRADFARIFEHIWREVVDRRSLLDTAWRAGDDKAVALHAHTLKTSAATIGAEALRRAAEALEQAAATGDRAAMDRAMRDFHAARDLLGRLVGIAVA, from the coding sequence ATGAAGGGCATGTACCCCTGTTGCCTGGAGACGGCCGAAGCGGTCCGCGAGGCCTTCGACCCCGAGGCGGCACGGCGGCGCATGGGCGTGGGCCGGGCCGATTTCGCCAGGATTTTCGAACACATCTGGCGGGAGGTCGTGGATCGCCGCTCGCTGCTCGACACGGCTTGGCGGGCAGGCGACGACAAGGCCGTGGCCCTGCACGCCCATACCCTCAAAACCTCCGCCGCCACCATCGGGGCCGAGGCACTGCGCCGGGCGGCCGAAGCCCTGGAACAGGCCGCCGCCACCGGCGACAGGGCCGCCATGGACAGGGCCATGCGCGATTTCCACGCCGCCCGGGATCTCCTCGGCCGGCTGGTGGGCATCGCCGTCGCCTGA
- a CDS encoding L,D-transpeptidase, translating to MVTKAGAGGDFRVASRTDGAGGSVAGSRLVGVDDAPSAGGEPHPATPARKPASGGKAAGVAPKAAAEGKTAPGAPKAVAAKPATPQALPKPGPLPYRPVADGGGLAFYLANLVRSGAQAGGMFDERIAEFTASKNRYSIEVRLSQRRLYLYENLPDGSRHLARAYTVAVPGRDMEAPQGWGVVTGISFEPWWRPTAAMKERARKQGKELPEVVKPGVKENPMGPFKIILSHGFGFRIHGNNNPGSIGRPVTSGCIRMRNDEGKDLAKLIDVGTEVVFLQ from the coding sequence GTGGTAACCAAGGCCGGGGCCGGCGGCGACTTCCGGGTTGCCAGCCGGACCGACGGCGCGGGCGGGTCGGTTGCGGGCAGCCGGCTTGTCGGCGTCGACGACGCGCCGAGTGCCGGCGGGGAGCCGCATCCGGCGACGCCGGCCCGCAAACCGGCGTCCGGGGGCAAGGCGGCCGGCGTCGCCCCGAAAGCGGCGGCCGAGGGCAAGACGGCCCCCGGCGCCCCGAAAGCGGTTGCGGCCAAGCCGGCGACACCCCAGGCGTTGCCGAAACCGGGGCCGCTGCCCTACAGGCCCGTGGCCGACGGCGGCGGGCTGGCATTCTATCTGGCCAACCTGGTCCGCTCCGGCGCCCAGGCGGGCGGCATGTTCGACGAACGGATCGCGGAATTCACCGCCAGCAAGAACCGCTATTCCATCGAGGTGCGTCTGTCCCAGCGCCGGCTCTATCTCTACGAGAACCTGCCCGACGGCTCGCGCCATCTGGCCCGGGCCTACACCGTGGCCGTGCCCGGCCGGGACATGGAAGCGCCCCAGGGCTGGGGCGTGGTCACGGGCATCAGCTTCGAGCCCTGGTGGCGGCCCACGGCGGCCATGAAGGAGCGGGCCCGCAAGCAGGGCAAGGAATTGCCGGAAGTGGTCAAGCCCGGGGTCAAGGAAAACCCCATGGGGCCTTTCAAGATCATCCTGTCCCATGGCTTCGGCTTTCGCATCCACGGCAACAACAATCCCGGCTCCATCGGGCGGCCGGTGACCAGCGGCTGCATCCGCATGCGCAACGACGAAGGCAAGGACTTGGCCAAATTGATCGACGTCGGCACGGAAGTGGTCTTTCTGCAATAG
- a CDS encoding ABC transporter substrate-binding protein: MKRLLRPVRLALVLTVLTASAALAGPPTESLSASIDKIIALLADPAYKNPDTRPAMRAKLIAAIDAVFDMKELSRRALGADWGKFTPEQQDRFVAAFGQLLQNTYLDKIESYTDEKVQYLKEQALGADKAEVDTKVVGKGKEIPIAYRLANRGGWKVYDVVIEGVSLVQNYRSQFGQILTNETPDALIAKIAAKKS; this comes from the coding sequence ATGAAACGTCTGCTGCGTCCCGTGCGCCTCGCCTTGGTGCTCACCGTCCTGACCGCCTCCGCGGCCCTGGCCGGGCCGCCCACCGAAAGCCTCAGCGCCTCCATCGACAAGATCATCGCCTTGCTGGCCGATCCGGCCTACAAGAACCCGGACACGCGCCCGGCCATGCGCGCCAAGCTGATCGCGGCCATCGACGCCGTCTTCGACATGAAGGAACTCTCGCGCCGGGCGCTCGGGGCCGACTGGGGCAAGTTCACGCCCGAGCAGCAGGATCGTTTCGTGGCCGCCTTCGGACAATTGCTGCAAAATACGTATCTTGACAAAATCGAAAGCTACACCGATGAAAAGGTGCAGTACCTCAAGGAACAGGCACTGGGCGCGGACAAGGCCGAGGTGGACACCAAGGTCGTGGGCAAGGGCAAGGAGATTCCCATCGCCTACCGGCTGGCCAATCGCGGCGGCTGGAAAGTCTACGACGTGGTCATCGAGGGCGTGAGCCTCGTGCAGAATTACCGCAGCCAGTTCGGCCAGATCCTGACCAACGAGACGCCGGACGCGCTGATCGCGAAAATCGCCGCGAAAAAGTCCTAG